The sequence CGGAAAGTGATCGTCTGCGGTCACGGCGAGCACCGTACGGTACGGCGGACGCCGCCCACCAGGGGCGGCGTCGTCACCGTCGGTGGTGGCGCTCAGAAGGTGATGCGGACCTTCAGCGCGGTGCGCTCGTCCATCGCCCGGTAGCCGTCGGGCACCCCGTCGAGGGTGACGGTCCGGTCGAAGACCGGCGACGGGTCGATGGTGCCGTCGAGCACGTCGGCGAGCAGCTCCGGGAGGTAGGCGCGGGCCGGGGCGACCCCGCCGCCCAGGGCGACGTTGCGGCCGAACATCTGGCCGATGTCCACGCCGGCGCTGCCCCCGTGCGGCACCCCGACGTAGCCGACCGCGCCACCGTCGCGGGCGATCGAGATAGCCGTACGCATCGACTCCTCGGTGCCGACGGCCTCCAGCACGGCGTGCGCGCCCTGGCCCTTGGTGAGTTCCCGGACGGCGGCGACCGCCGCGTCGCCCCGCTCGGCGACCACGTCGGTGGCGCCGAACGCCCGGGCGATGTCGGTGCGGGCGGTGTGCCGGCCCAGCGCGATGATCTGCTCGGCACCGAGCCGCCGGGCGGCCAGCACCCCGCAGAGCCCCACCGCGCCGTCGCCGACGACCGCGACGGTGGCGCCGGGGCGGACCCGGGCGGCGAGCGCCGCGTGGTGGCCGGTGGACATCACGTCCGACAGTGCCAGCAGCGCGGTGAGCAGCCGCTCGTCGCCGGCGGCCTCGGCGGGGAGCTTCACCAGGGTGCCGTCGGCGTACGGGACGCGGACGGCCTCGCCCTGCCCCCCGTCCGAGCCCGGCTCGCCCCAGAACCCGCCGTGCGGGCAGGAGGTGTGCAGGCCCTCGCGGCAGAAGTCGCAGACCCCGTCGGACCAGACGAACGGGGCGACCACCAGGTCACCGACGCGCACCGAGGTCACCTCGGCGCCGGTGGCCTCCACCACGCCCAGGAACTCGTGACCGATGCGCTGCCCCGGCTGGCGGCTGGCCACCCCCCGGTACGCCCACAGGTCGCTGCCGCAGATGCAGGCGGTGACCACCCGGACGACCGCGTCGGTCCGGTGGCGAACGGCGGCGTCGGGGACCTCCTCGACGCGGATGTCGTTCGGGCCGTGGATCACGGTGGCGCGCATGTGACCGTCCTTCGGGGGATCGACAGTGATCGGGGCAGGCAGCCGCTCCGGGCGGGCGGCGACGAGCCCGGGACGACGGTAGACCGGCACCGGGGGCACGGCCCAGACGGTGCGGGGCCGGGGTGGCGGGCCTCACCCCGTACCCCGCGCGGCGCCGGCGCGGTCGGCAGGCGCCCGGCGGGCGGAAAAGGGTGGGCGCCGGCGGAACGGCCTTCGATACGCTGCGGCCCGCCGCCGGGCGTCGGCGGCGTCACGGGGAGGAACGCCAGTGCCGAGTTTCGACATCCGCAGCGCCGACCTGCGCGCGGTCAACTCGATGACCAAGTACCCGTCGATCCCGACGTACCACGCGCTCGACCCCGGGACGGCGGGCTGCGCGAGGAGGTCGTCGAGTTCACCGGG comes from Micromonospora purpureochromogenes and encodes:
- a CDS encoding zinc-dependent alcohol dehydrogenase family protein encodes the protein MRATVIHGPNDIRVEEVPDAAVRHRTDAVVRVVTACICGSDLWAYRGVASRQPGQRIGHEFLGVVEATGAEVTSVRVGDLVVAPFVWSDGVCDFCREGLHTSCPHGGFWGEPGSDGGQGEAVRVPYADGTLVKLPAEAAGDERLLTALLALSDVMSTGHHAALAARVRPGATVAVVGDGAVGLCGVLAARRLGAEQIIALGRHTARTDIARAFGATDVVAERGDAAVAAVRELTKGQGAHAVLEAVGTEESMRTAISIARDGGAVGYVGVPHGGSAGVDIGQMFGRNVALGGGVAPARAYLPELLADVLDGTIDPSPVFDRTVTLDGVPDGYRAMDERTALKVRITF